Genomic DNA from Pseudomonadota bacterium:
CAATTCACAGGTTGTCGCGCTGGTCGGAGATGGTGGCTTTCTCATGACGGGACAGGAGATCGTCACCGGCGTTCAGCAAAATCTACCGTTTACGGTGCTGCTGTTCGACAATGGCATGTATGGCTCGATCGCCACGCATCAGTACCGCCGGGGCGGGCGCGAGGCGCTCTATGGCACGGTGATGAATAGTCCGGATTTCGCCGCCCTGGCCAGGGCCTATGGCGCCGCCGCCTGGTGCGTCGAACGGACAGAGGATTTTCCCGATGCTCTGGACGCGGCGCTGGCCGAAAACAGCCGGCCTTCGCTGCTCCACATCAAGACCGACATGCGCAATCTCAACGCCAGCGGGCCGCAGATGGCCGACTAGATCGCTGCCTTCTTAGCTATCGTTGCCGACCGCCAACCCAAATTCCGCCGCTGCATCCTCCAGCCACACCCAGAGATAAGCGGCGAAACTCCATGCAACGTGAATATCATAGGCCGGTGCATCACTGGTCTGATGCAGCAAGATCGCAGCGCGTGCGAGGCGGGTTTGCGCGCAATGCCCGGTTTGAAAGGCGCGGGGGTGGAGGTCCAGGCTACAGCCTTTCTCCATCACCTCGCGGGCGCGCGAACCTGACAGCGCCAAGACGATGCGCGCATCGCTGACGTCGCTGAGTGCCGCATGATGGCCCGTCGCTGCTTGCGACAGCGTCTCGAAGAGCGCCTTTTCCTGCCCGCCCGGGGCCGTCAGCAGCCATTCGTCGGGGCCCAACCAAAGCGCACCGCGGTCCCCTTCGCCATTTGTCCGATTCGGGTCACTCGGCAGTTCATAGCCGAGCGCGCGCGCGAGTGCCTGCATCAGCACCGCGTTGGCCGGGTCGGCGCGCAAGTTGATTTTGACGACGGCGCGCTTTTCAGCCAAATGGACCTTGGCGCCAGGCGCGGGTTGCGCCGCCCGGCTGCCGAGATGAAGCGTCGCCAAGGGGCTCTGACGGAGCGAGGGATCAGGCATTCAACCGCTCTCCCGCAGGATCATAAAATACTGGGCTGACAATTTCCGCTTTCACCACGCGCCCTTCCATGGTCAGGGGGATTGTGACCGTCTCGCCCATGCGCTCACGTCCGCCGACAATCAACGCCAGGGCGATCGGCCGGCCGAGCGTGGCGCTGTCGTAACATGAAGAGACATGGCCGATCATTTTCATCGGCGGCCGGCGGCGGTGTTCAGCGACAATCTGCGCCCCTTCGGGCACCCTCGCCTCGAGCAGCAGACCAACCAAATGTTTGCGGTCTAGACGGACGGAATCGGCACGCGCAAGCGAACGGCGCCCGATGAAATCTTTCTTTTTACTGACGATCCAATCCATACCGAGATCGCCCGGCGTTGTCGTTCCATCGGTGTCATGACCAACCGCGATATAACCTTTCTCGGCGCGCAACACATGCAGCGCCTCGGTGCCGATCGCGGTCAGGTCGTAATTTTCACCGACGCGCAGAAAAGCCTGCCACAGCGCTAGTCCGTACCGGTTGGCGACGCTGATCTCATAGCCAAGCTCGCCGGTGAAACTGACGCGGAAGATGCGTGCATCGATGCCGGCGACTCGGCCCTCGCGCACCGCCATATGAGGAAAAGCCTCTGGCGTAAGATCGATACCCTCAGCCAGCTCGCTCAGCAGCCGGCGGGCGTGCGGCCCGGAAAGCGAGAGCGTCGCCCATTGCTCGGTTACCGAGGTCAGATAAACCTGCAAATCTGGCCACTCACATTGCAGCCAATCTTCCATCCACGCCATCACCCGAGCGGCGCCGCCGGTGGTGGTGGTCATGAAATAATGCGCCTCACCCAACCGAGTGGTCACGCCGTCGTCGAGAACCATGCCGTCCTCGCCCAGCATCAACCCATAGCGGCAGCGCCCGACGGCGAGTTTGCTCCAAGCATTGGTGTAGATGCGGTTCAAAAATTCGGCGGCGTCGGGCCCGTGGATATCGATTTTGCCGAGAGTGGAGGCATCCAGGAGCGCCACGCCGTTCCGTGCCGCCACGCATTCGCGCTGCACTGCCGCTGCCATATCCTCGCCGGCGCGGGGGTAGTACCAGGGCCGTTTCCACTGGCCGACATCGTCGAATACGGCGCCCGAGCGCTCATGCCAGCCATGGATCGCGGTCATGCGCACCGGATCGGCGAGCACGCCGACATCGCGCCCGGCCATGACGCCATAGGGCACAGGCGTATAAGGTGGTCTAAACGTGGTGGTGCCAACTTCAGGGATCGTCGTGCCCTCAATATCGGCCAGGATGGCGAGGGCGTGCATGTTGCCCGTCCGCCCCTGGTCGGGACCCATGCCAGCGGTGGTGTAGCGTTTTAAATGTTCGATCGCGCGGTAGCCCTCGCGCGCCGCCAGCTCGATATCAGATACCGTGACGTCGTTGTGAAGATCGACAAAGCGCATTTCGCCCTTGGATACTGGCGGCAGGCGCCACACCGGGTTAAGTGGCTTGACCTCGGGCAGACTGACGGGCAAAGCCGCGGGCGCGCTCGGGTCGTCGAAACCGGCTTTCCGCGCGGCCTCGCGGCCCGCCTCGGCGCCGCCAGCGAGGCTTCCTGAAAGGGCAAAGACACCGTTTGCCGCGCCAGCAGATGAAACCGCCTGACGGGCTTCGCCGGGCACAAAGCAAGCCTGTTTCTCGTCGAAATCGAGCTTGCCGCCGGCCTGTGAGAACAGGTGCACGGTGGGGCTCCAGCCACCCGAGAGGCACAACAGATCGCAGCGCAGGCGGCGGATATCGCCGGAGAAACCATCGCCTTTTTCATTGAGCGCGAGCACTTCAATACCACGTAGACGCTTGTTGCCGAGCGCGCCGCCAACGGCGTGGTGCGCTAAAATTTCGATGCCGCGCTCGCGCACCGCCGCCACCGCCTCGCCAGTCGGATTGGCGCGCATATCGACTACCGCCTCGACCCGAATTCCCGCCTCAGCCAGATCGAGGGCGGCGCGATAGGCGCTGTCATTGTTGACGAACAATGCCGCCCGGTTACCCGGTTTGGCGCCATAGCGATTGACATAGGTCTGAGCCGCGCCGGCCAGCATGATTCCCGGCCGGTCGTTGTTGGCGAAGACCATCTGGCGCTCGATCGCGCCGGTAGCCAACACCACCTGGCGGGCGCGAATTTTCCACAGGCGTTGGCGCAGCGACCCGGCGGGCGCGCCCAAATGGTCATTTACCCGCTCG
This window encodes:
- a CDS encoding sarcosine oxidase subunit gamma, with translation MPDPSLRQSPLATLHLGSRAAQPAPGAKVHLAEKRAVVKINLRADPANAVLMQALARALGYELPSDPNRTNGEGDRGALWLGPDEWLLTAPGGQEKALFETLSQAATGHHAALSDVSDARIVLALSGSRAREVMEKGCSLDLHPRAFQTGHCAQTRLARAAILLHQTSDAPAYDIHVAWSFAAYLWVWLEDAAAEFGLAVGNDS
- a CDS encoding sarcosine oxidase subunit alpha family protein, whose amino-acid sequence is MKRQRQRLDVGARIDRGQRLAFRFNGKSYEGFSGDTLASALVANGVRLVGRSFKFHRPRGIYSAGMEEPNALVQLGTGAASEPNLRATQVELFDGLEAASVNCWPSVNFDIWSLNDRVSSMLPAGFYYKTFMWPKSFWHHYEKVIRKGAGLGTTPEQPDHNIYDKRHQHCDVLVVGGGPAGISAALAAGRAGARVILVDEQAELGGALLGNGERIESRSGVDWALGARAELDAMAEVQVLSRTTAFGYYDHNYLLMVERVNDHLGAPAGSLRQRLWKIRARQVVLATGAIERQMVFANNDRPGIMLAGAAQTYVNRYGAKPGNRAALFVNNDSAYRAALDLAEAGIRVEAVVDMRANPTGEAVAAVRERGIEILAHHAVGGALGNKRLRGIEVLALNEKGDGFSGDIRRLRCDLLCLSGGWSPTVHLFSQAGGKLDFDEKQACFVPGEARQAVSSAGAANGVFALSGSLAGGAEAGREAARKAGFDDPSAPAALPVSLPEVKPLNPVWRLPPVSKGEMRFVDLHNDVTVSDIELAAREGYRAIEHLKRYTTAGMGPDQGRTGNMHALAILADIEGTTIPEVGTTTFRPPYTPVPYGVMAGRDVGVLADPVRMTAIHGWHERSGAVFDDVGQWKRPWYYPRAGEDMAAAVQRECVAARNGVALLDASTLGKIDIHGPDAAEFLNRIYTNAWSKLAVGRCRYGLMLGEDGMVLDDGVTTRLGEAHYFMTTTTGGAARVMAWMEDWLQCEWPDLQVYLTSVTEQWATLSLSGPHARRLLSELAEGIDLTPEAFPHMAVREGRVAGIDARIFRVSFTGELGYEISVANRYGLALWQAFLRVGENYDLTAIGTEALHVLRAEKGYIAVGHDTDGTTTPGDLGMDWIVSKKKDFIGRRSLARADSVRLDRKHLVGLLLEARVPEGAQIVAEHRRRPPMKMIGHVSSCYDSATLGRPIALALIVGGRERMGETVTIPLTMEGRVVKAEIVSPVFYDPAGERLNA